The sequence below is a genomic window from Rudanella lutea DSM 19387.
CGGAATTAACCCATCTTTTGACATCTTTGCGCCTAAACAAACTAAGCACCAATGACTTCTTTCAGGAATCAGGTAGCCCTCGTCACCGGGGCCGGCTCAGGAATTGGGCGGGCTACGGCCATAGCCTTTGCGCAGGCCGGGGCCCGCGTTGTGGTATCCGACATCAACGACGAAGGTGGGCAGGCCACTGTTGAGCAGATCACGCAGGCCGGGGGCGAGGCCGTTTATATCCATTGCGATGTAGCCCAGCCCGCCGATGTGCAAGCCCTTGTTGACCAAACGGTGGTTCGGTACGGGCGGCTGGATATAGGTGTCAACAACGCTGGTATCGGTGGGCGCTTCGCCAAATTACTCGACCAAACCCCCGCCGACTTCGATCAGATGATGGCTGTCAATGTAGGGAGTGTGTTTTACGGGATGCAGGCGCAGATTCGGCAGATGCTTACCCAACCCGAAGGCGGCCGCATTGTCAACGTAGCCAGTATTGCCGGGGTGCGCGGCATGCCCATGGGAGCGCCTTACAGTGCCTCCAAACATGCCGTTGTTGGGCTCACGAAGACGGCCGCGCTCGAGTACGCCCGGCAGAATATTCGGGTCAATGCCATTTGCCCGGTCTATACCCACTCAGCCATGGTGCAGTCGCTGATCGACATAGCGCCGGGTATGGAAGACCGGATGCGCCGGGTGATTCCGATGGGGCGGTTTGGGGAGCCGACCGACATTGCTCAGGCTATTTTGTGGCTCTGCGCCGACGAAAACGCCTTTTGTACCGGTCAGGCTCTACAGATGGATGGCGGCATGACCGCTGGCTAATTTGACTGTGGGGTAACAAAAATCAGTTACGGGCCTGATAAAGATCAGGGTTTGCTCAAAAGCCGGGGGGTAATTTCGTACGGAGGATATTATGCGCTGCGCAAAACGCGGTGGCGTCAGACGGAACCATTCATGCATCCCGGTAATAGCGAGACACAACCCATACGGGTG
It includes:
- a CDS encoding SDR family NAD(P)-dependent oxidoreductase is translated as MTSFRNQVALVTGAGSGIGRATAIAFAQAGARVVVSDINDEGGQATVEQITQAGGEAVYIHCDVAQPADVQALVDQTVVRYGRLDIGVNNAGIGGRFAKLLDQTPADFDQMMAVNVGSVFYGMQAQIRQMLTQPEGGRIVNVASIAGVRGMPMGAPYSASKHAVVGLTKTAALEYARQNIRVNAICPVYTHSAMVQSLIDIAPGMEDRMRRVIPMGRFGEPTDIAQAILWLCADENAFCTGQALQMDGGMTAG